From Calothrix sp. PCC 6303, a single genomic window includes:
- a CDS encoding glycosyltransferase family 4 protein: protein MNNLRIAWLLTAAPSYWHPILTEFVSIFPQTKLFTAKWQGFAKGYEQKFAVEIIGDRKLLELKQNSGGYSNNVMYLSPQIIPYLWKFKPDIIFADGFCLWTIFVAILKLVFSWKIILIYDGSSPSVDYRNSKLRIFTRRRIGKFCDRFITNHQPGKDYLHQVLGIDAHTIFVHPYLVPDLQALLQDFDPHLSQNLPQTIQLQKPIFFSIGQIIPRKGIRELIEACYILQQQGYEKYSLLIAGEGNQRQELDELAKKYNLATNISWLGQVNYSHLGSYFHLIDVFVFPSHEDVWGMVLLEAMSLGKAVIASQNAGSAELIREGDNGYTFNPSFPEELANSMKECMDNPPQIGDMGDRSREIMSQHTPKTSAIFLTDVVKNVIENSVLQDK from the coding sequence ATGAATAACCTGCGTATTGCCTGGCTCCTAACAGCAGCGCCAAGCTACTGGCATCCCATCCTCACCGAATTTGTGTCCATATTTCCACAAACAAAATTATTTACAGCCAAATGGCAGGGCTTTGCCAAGGGATACGAACAGAAATTTGCCGTCGAAATTATTGGCGATCGCAAATTATTGGAACTAAAACAAAACTCGGGTGGTTACAGCAATAATGTTATGTACCTTTCACCCCAAATAATCCCCTATTTATGGAAATTTAAACCTGATATTATCTTTGCCGATGGCTTTTGTCTGTGGACGATTTTTGTCGCGATTCTCAAATTAGTTTTTAGCTGGAAAATTATCTTAATCTACGATGGTAGTTCCCCCAGTGTGGACTATCGAAATTCAAAATTGAGAATATTTACTCGCAGGCGGATTGGAAAGTTTTGCGATCGATTTATTACCAACCACCAACCAGGAAAAGACTATTTGCATCAAGTTCTGGGTATAGATGCCCATACTATTTTCGTACATCCCTATCTCGTACCAGATCTACAAGCATTATTGCAGGATTTTGACCCCCATCTCAGTCAAAATCTCCCTCAAACTATTCAACTCCAAAAGCCAATTTTTTTCTCTATCGGACAAATTATTCCCAGAAAAGGAATTCGAGAACTCATCGAAGCTTGTTACATCCTCCAACAGCAAGGATACGAAAAATATTCCCTACTCATTGCAGGGGAAGGAAACCAGCGTCAGGAATTGGACGAACTGGCGAAAAAATACAATTTAGCTACCAATATTTCTTGGCTCGGACAAGTTAACTACAGCCATCTAGGAAGCTATTTTCACCTCATCGATGTATTTGTATTTCCTAGCCACGAAGATGTTTGGGGAATGGTATTGCTCGAAGCGATGAGTTTGGGGAAAGCGGTAATTGCTTCTCAAAATGCAGGTTCGGCAGAACTAATTAGAGAAGGAGACAATGGTTACACTTTTAACCCTTCCTTTCCGGAAGAACTCGCAAACTCGATGAAAGAATGTATGGATAATCCACCTCAGATTGGGGATATGGGGGATCGATCGCGGGAAATCATGAGCCAGCATACACCCAAAACATCTGCTATTTTTTTGACAGATGTAGTTAAAAATGTAATTGAAAATAGCGTTCTCCAGGACAAATAA
- a CDS encoding glycosyltransferase family 4 protein: protein MNQTRVAWLLTTAYYYWQPAMAHLTKIFPNTTVFTTVWKGFAPGFEDSFKFELVGDRKIISLSKSTTGYGNNFTYMPLNIGKRLLEFKPDVVFANAFGVWTILALLFKPLGKWKVAIAYEGSSPSVDFRNSPHRLYLRKVMANAADALISNSNEGKNYLTQVLKVPETKVFVQPYEVPCAKSLLASHNSSPEISQIQPESKSESHHPVFLFVGQIVPRKGLHLLLAACTSLAKKGVENYTIQIIGDGKQVEELKQYCRENQLEEHIQWLGRVDYGCLGEYFRRADAFILPTLEDTWGLVILEAMILGKAILTSKWAGASELVVEGENGYLFDPYQPETIAAVMERAIENPQLLPAMGKKSQEIMNKYTPEAAGKFLADVTSFVLGNQHEQ from the coding sequence ATGAACCAAACTCGGGTTGCCTGGTTACTAACAACGGCTTATTACTACTGGCAGCCAGCAATGGCTCACCTGACCAAAATATTTCCCAATACCACCGTTTTCACCACCGTTTGGAAGGGATTTGCTCCAGGATTTGAAGACTCCTTCAAATTTGAATTGGTAGGCGATCGCAAAATTATTTCCCTGAGTAAATCCACAACGGGTTACGGTAACAACTTTACCTACATGCCATTAAATATCGGCAAACGGCTTTTGGAATTCAAACCCGATGTAGTTTTTGCGAATGCATTTGGTGTGTGGACTATCTTGGCTTTGCTGTTTAAACCGCTGGGAAAATGGAAAGTCGCGATCGCTTACGAAGGTAGTTCCCCCAGCGTTGATTTTCGGAATTCTCCCCATCGTTTGTACCTCCGCAAAGTTATGGCAAATGCTGCGGACGCTTTAATTAGCAACAGCAATGAGGGAAAAAACTACCTGACTCAAGTTCTCAAGGTCCCCGAAACCAAGGTATTCGTCCAACCCTACGAAGTCCCCTGCGCCAAATCCCTACTGGCAAGTCATAATTCTTCCCCAGAGATCAGCCAAATTCAACCCGAATCCAAATCCGAATCCCACCATCCCGTTTTCCTATTCGTCGGTCAAATCGTCCCGCGTAAGGGGTTACATTTGTTGCTGGCAGCATGTACATCCCTAGCAAAAAAAGGTGTAGAGAATTACACGATTCAAATTATTGGGGATGGTAAGCAAGTGGAAGAATTAAAGCAATACTGCCGAGAAAATCAATTAGAAGAACACATCCAATGGTTGGGAAGGGTCGATTATGGATGTTTGGGAGAATACTTCCGTCGAGCCGATGCCTTTATTCTTCCCACCTTAGAAGATACCTGGGGATTGGTAATCTTGGAAGCCATGATTTTGGGTAAGGCTATTCTGACATCAAAATGGGCTGGTGCCTCGGAACTAGTGGTTGAAGGGGAAAATGGGTACCTATTCGATCCCTACCAACCGGAAACCATTGCCGCAGTCATGGAACGAGCGATCGAAAATCCTCAATTGCTGCCAGCAATGGGGAAAAAGTCCCAGGAAATCATGAATAAATACACCCCCGAAGCTGCGGGCAAATTTTTGGCAGATGTGACATCCTTTGTTTTGGGAAATCAGCATGAACAATAA
- a CDS encoding transposase family protein — protein MKGTITTPHKKPKKAELSETKKEENKQLSSLRISVEHLICRVKTFHVASDRFHLGRHRYNQVIMTVCGLVRLHLNSLRIRAL, from the coding sequence ATGAAGGGAACGATTACAACACCCCATAAGAAACCAAAAAAAGCAGAGCTTTCCGAAACTAAAAAAGAGGAAAATAAACAACTATCCTCTTTACGAATTAGTGTTGAGCATCTAATCTGTCGAGTCAAAACTTTTCACGTTGCTAGCGACAGATTTCACCTAGGGAGGCATCGTTACAACCAGGTAATTATGACAGTATGTGGGTTAGTTAGATTACATCTAAATTCATTAAGAATACGAGCGTTATAA
- a CDS encoding polysaccharide pyruvyl transferase family protein, translating to MIFIRTARTKARTILYRTFVGDRRTRLYDLSTIKPQQRQTRSPVIQFYSSVDNIGNFTPVIGIQEMLGHVTDTWCIHDKEIDFDFINSNYKCAIIGGAGLLHQCFEGFWTKFLNECKIPVIIWGVGVCLPDKTGVRKDLLDSTANAGVDRKIVAEVAKKCELINVRDDLTAEYYGFDNADISACPTIKMMQNFRDSVDRNSQTALYSSHEELVSEVDKQEIKATIAKSITKFRYTDNIQRTYLGLNDIISDYYCHSQLLITTRLHGAIISYGLGIPYIAIARDAKMREFCRINGNGIGVQSVGELKDILKDFSANTIELKPIAIEPVLNFGERAKAWVLQYCDLSIN from the coding sequence ATGATTTTTATTCGTACGGCTAGAACAAAAGCTCGCACAATTCTATATCGGACTTTTGTCGGCGATCGCCGAACAAGATTATACGATTTATCCACAATCAAACCCCAGCAAAGACAGACGCGATCGCCCGTAATTCAGTTTTATTCTTCTGTGGATAATATCGGGAATTTTACCCCGGTGATTGGAATTCAAGAAATGCTCGGACATGTAACGGATACTTGGTGTATCCACGACAAAGAAATTGATTTCGATTTTATCAATAGTAATTATAAGTGTGCAATTATTGGCGGTGCGGGATTATTACACCAATGTTTTGAAGGATTTTGGACTAAGTTTTTAAATGAATGCAAAATCCCGGTGATAATTTGGGGTGTGGGTGTATGTTTGCCCGATAAAACGGGTGTACGGAAAGATTTGTTGGACAGTACAGCGAATGCAGGTGTCGATCGGAAAATAGTTGCAGAAGTGGCTAAAAAATGCGAATTAATTAATGTGCGTGATGATTTGACGGCAGAATATTATGGATTTGATAATGCCGATATTAGTGCCTGTCCCACTATTAAAATGATGCAGAATTTCCGAGATTCTGTTGATCGCAACTCCCAAACGGCTTTATATAGTTCTCACGAGGAGTTGGTTTCGGAAGTAGACAAACAGGAAATCAAAGCGACAATTGCTAAGTCGATTACAAAATTTAGATATACAGATAATATTCAACGAACTTATTTAGGGCTTAACGATATTATTTCAGATTATTACTGTCACAGCCAGTTATTAATTACGACGAGATTGCACGGTGCAATTATTTCTTATGGATTGGGGATTCCCTATATTGCGATCGCTCGCGATGCTAAAATGCGGGAATTTTGTCGGATAAATGGAAATGGCATTGGTGTGCAAAGTGTTGGTGAACTCAAAGATATTCTCAAGGATTTTTCTGCAAACACGATCGAATTAAAACCAATCGCGATCGAGCCAGTATTAAACTTTGGAGAGCGGGCAAAAGCTTGGGTATTACAGTATTGTGATTTATCGATTAATTGA